GGATTCATCCCCGAAGATCAAAAGCGTATCTCTGAGAGGACCCAACGTACCGTCTTCGGCAATTTCACGAAAATGCATGCCGTGAAGATGCATTGCATGGGGGAACACGGTGTTGTTGGCGATGCGCATTCTTGCCGTTTCGCCCCGCGAAATGCTTGCAAGAGGCGTCTCTGTCATGCCCACCACACCGTTAAAAGACCAGAACTGATTGGCCGCCACAAGCTCGCGGAAATCCATGCTCTCGCCATCCAAAACGGCCGACTCCAGACTCCCCATCGCGCCACCTTCCATATCAAGAGTGATGCGACGTGCGGTTTCCAGATTTGGCACGTCCATATTCGGGTTAGGTGGCAAAGGCACAGGTGCCCCTCGTTGTTCTTTGGAAGAGTCGAGGGCGTCAACCACACTGAACGCGGCTTGAGAAAAGCCTTGATCATCTTCGATACGGACCAGATGCGCGGTTTCACCCATAGGGGCGGTCACGTCGACAAACAGATCAACGCGTTGGCCGGGGGCCAGCAAAATCACCTCCGGAATCGGCTCAGGGTTTTCGAGAGGCATACCGTCCAGCGCCATCATCCAGCCCTCAAGACCAGACAGGCCTAGCTGAAAAACCCGTGCATTTGCAGCGTTGATAAGGCGCAAGCGCAGCCGCGCATTTGCGGGCACTTCCCACGTTGAGTCAAAGCTTCCGTTCGTCGCAATAAAATTGCCGCGGCGTCCTGCGTGGCTACTATTATGGGGGGCGTCAAAATCGGGATCCAGCTGGCCGGTTTCCGGATTAAGCAGCCAATCATCAAGGATCAGCACCTCGTCGCGATCCACATCCGCAAGCGTTGGCTCTTCGACAATCAACGCGCCATAAAGGCCGCGCGCCACCTGCTCGGTTGAGCGATTATGCGCGTGATACCAGAAGGTGCCGGCATCCGGCGCGATAAACTCATAGTCGAACGTGTCTCCACTTGGCACCGCGTCTTGAGTGAGGCCCGCAACGCCATCCATGGCATTTTCAATGCGCAGGCCATGCCAATGCATTGAACTTGCTTGCGGCAGTTCATTCACAAATCGGCGCGCGACACGCCCGCCTTGTGGCACACGTATTTCAGGGCCAGGCAGCTTGCCGTCATACCCCCAAATATCAGTCTTGGGGTATTCGAGCGGCGCAAGTTGAACGCTGGCAGGG
This Falsihalocynthiibacter arcticus DNA region includes the following protein-coding sequences:
- a CDS encoding multicopper oxidase family protein, which gives rise to MTQTRRDVLQMGAAFGVAAMVPTFGRAQTADMQRIVARPASVQLAPLEYPKTDIWGYDGKLPGPEIRVPQGGRVARRFVNELPQASSMHWHGLRIENAMDGVAGLTQDAVPSGDTFDYEFIAPDAGTFWYHAHNRSTEQVARGLYGALIVEEPTLADVDRDEVLILDDWLLNPETGQLDPDFDAPHNSSHAGRRGNFIATNGSFDSTWEVPANARLRLRLINAANARVFQLGLSGLEGWMMALDGMPLENPEPIPEVILLAPGQRVDLFVDVTAPMGETAHLVRIEDDQGFSQAAFSVVDALDSSKEQRGAPVPLPPNPNMDVPNLETARRITLDMEGGAMGSLESAVLDGESMDFRELVAANQFWSFNGVVGMTETPLASISRGETARMRIANNTVFPHAMHLHGMHFREIAEDGTLGPLRDTLLIFGDESREIAFVADNPGKWLFHCHMLSHAASGMMTWIEVA